The Mobula birostris isolate sMobBir1 chromosome 14, sMobBir1.hap1, whole genome shotgun sequence genome includes a region encoding these proteins:
- the LOC140209507 gene encoding G-protein coupled receptor 37-like 1 — protein sequence MSLSLAVLFVLQVFVFGSTASGISEGLPDLRMDIREEMGDLRLEDKENGAHLLLEGKMEGTGAPNLNWGSEKLRKVSSGEMLRNITVFTLKPEMRVQWGTGENGKVVPEESTAASLQNNSMESRHFSPTHFQIISRIPLSSLKDEGTQTQDEGTGRIPSEQRNEVETTAERLQLESNLYSVTDTTYSAYAVVLLSLILFIVGNIGNLAVMCIVCHNYYMKSAWNNILAGMACWDFFVIFFCLPVVVFNEITKKRLLGDIGCKVVPYLEVSCLGVTTFSLCALSIDRFRSATTVQSQIRLIESCLSIVAKMAVIWIGSMLLALPEVLLWQLDQKTSIISGVVTDYCIIQTSSNLPEHIYGLALTYENSRMWWYFGCYFCLPIIFSVTCQLVTRRVKSTENKSDVKTTSKFAHYESQRNYTLIGLTILYGCCIIPENICNIVVAYTIPEISKETIDLLNIINQFFLFFKSSVTPVLVLCLWKPLGHAFMNCCCCCCDECSPEPSGTDAHDSKMKMEMASIFCDNPKENSAMMTLGTQC from the exons atgtctctctctctcgctgttttATTTGTGCTCCAGGTTTTTGTCTTCGGATCAACAGCCTCTGGCATCTCTGAAGGGCTGCCTGACCTGAGGATGGATATCAGGGAAGAGATGGGGGACTTAAGGCTGGAAGATAAAGAGAATGGCGCTCATCTTCTACTTGAAGGCAAGATGGAAGGAACAGGTGCACCAAATCTTAACTGGGGTTCAGAAAAGTTGAGAAAAGTGAGTTCTGGAGAAATGTTACGAAATATAACTGTCTTTACCCTGAAGCCCGAGATGAGAGTACAGTGGGGGACGGGTGAGAATGGCAAAGTTGTCCCCGAGGAGTCAACAGCCGCTTCTCTGCAAAACAACTCAATGGAGTCTCGCCACTTCTCGCCAACCCACTTCCAAATCATTTCGAGGATCCCTCTTTCTTCGCTCAAAGATGAAGGGACGCAAACACAAGATGAAGGTACGGGTCGAATTCCCAGTGAACAGCGGAATGAAGTGGAGACGACGGCGGAGAGGCTTCAACTGGAGAGCAATCTCTACTCGGTCACTGACACCACTTACAGTGCGTACGCGGTGGTACTTCTCTCTCTGATACTTTTTATCGTCGGTAACATTGGAAACCTGGCCGTGATGTGCATTGTTTGCCACAACTATTACATGAAGAGCGCCTGGAACAATATTCTGGCTGGCATGGCTTGTTGGGACTTCTTCGTCATCTTCTTCTGTCTGCCTGTGGTTGTCTTCAATGAGATCACAAAGAAACGGTTGCTTGGAGACATCGGCTGTAAGGTCGTGCCTTACTTAGAG GTCTCTTGTCTTGGGGTCACCACCTTTAGTTTGTGTGCACTAAGTATTGACAGGTTTCGTTCTGCAACAACTGTACAGTCACAAATTAGGCTGATAGAAAGTTGTCTGTCTATCGTCGCTAAGATGGCAGTCATCTGGATAGGATCCATGTTACTGGCACTCCCTGAAGTTCTTCTCTGGCAATTGGACCAAAAGACTTCCATTATCTCTGGAGTGGTCACCGATTATTGTATCATTCAAACATCCTCAAACCTTCCTGAGCATATCTATGGACTTGCGCTAACCTATGAGAATTCCAGGATGTGGTGGTATTTTGGCTGCTACTTTTGCTTGCCTATCATTTTTTCTGTTACCTGCCAATTAGTGACAAGAAGGGTAAAAAGCACAGAAAACAAATCTGACGTCAAAACTACATCTAAGTTTGCCCATTATGAAAGTCAGAGGAACTATACATTGATTGGTCTCACCATCCTCTACGGCTGCTGTATCATACCAGAAAATATCTGTAACATTGTGGTGGCCTATACCATTCCTGAAATCTCCAAGGAGACCATTGATTTACTCAACATCATTAATCAGTTCTTTCTGTTTTTTAAGTCATCTGTCACACCAGTGTTGGTCCTCTGCCTCTGGAAGCCTTTGGGCCATGCCTTTAtgaattgttgttgttgttgctgtgaTGAATGTTCCCCAGAGCCCTCAGGAACTGATGCTCACGACAGCAAGATGAAGATGGAAATGGCATCCATATTCTGTGATAATCCCAAGGAAAACTCTGCAATGATGACTCTCGGTACCCAGTGTTGA